The genomic segment GCCGACGAGGGCGACAGCGGCACCTTCGCCGACCGCATGATCATGGAGGGCGATCCCTTCGTGCTCGTCGAAGGCATGACGATCGCCGGCCTCGCCGTCGGGGCGACCCGCGGCTACGTCTATTGCCGCTCGGAATATCCGCTCGCCATCGCGGCGATGAACGAGGCGATCGCGGTCGCCCGCCGCGCCGGCCTGCTCGGCACCGACGTCGCCGGCTCGGGCCGCGCCTTCGATCTCTTCGTCCGCTCCGGCGCCGGCGCCTACGTCTGCGGCGAGGAGACCTCGCTGCTCGAGAGCCTGGAAGGCAAGCGCGGCCTCGTCCGCGCCAAGCCGCCGCTGCCGGCGCACAAGGGTCTGTTCGGCAAGCCGACCGTCATCAACAACGTGCTGTCGCTCGCCACCGTGCCCTTCGTGCTCGCCGAGGGCGCCAAGGCCTACGCCGACTACGGCATGGGCCGCTCGCGCGGCACCATGCCGATCCAGCTCGCCGGCAACGTCAGGCACGGCGGCCTGTTCGAGACCGCCTTCGGCGTCTCGCTCGGCGTGCTCGTCGACGACATCGGCGGCGGCACCTTCTCCGGCCGTCCGGTCAAGGCGGTGCAGGTCGGCGGCCCGCTCGGCGCCTATTTCCCGCGCGCCCTGTTCGACACCCCGTTCGACTACGAGGCCTTCGCCGCCCGCGACGGCCTGATCGGCCACGGCGGCATCGTCGTCTTCGACGACACCGCCGACATGGCCCGCCAGGCCCGCTTCGCCTTCGAGTTCTGCGCGATCGAGAGCTGCGGCAAGTGCACGCCCTGCCGCATCGGCTCGACCCGCGGCAAGGAGACGATCGACAAGGTCATCGCCGGCATCGAGGTCGAGAAGAACCTCGCGATCGTGCGCGACCTCTCCAACACCATGAAGCTCGGTTCGCTCTGTGCGCTCGGCGGGTT from the Oharaeibacter diazotrophicus genome contains:
- a CDS encoding NADH-ubiquinone oxidoreductase-F iron-sulfur binding region domain-containing protein: MTVTVYVPRDSAAVACGADAVAAAIRAAAEARGIDVAIVRNGSHGMLWLEPMVEVAFHGVRHAYGPVGPADVPSLIDAGLLTAVTGAHHPLALGPTSSLDWLRRQTRLTFARCGVTDPVSLDDYRAHGGYKGLERAIGMAPLDIVAEVTASGLRGRGGAGFPTGIKWKTVHDAAGAQKYIVCNADEGDSGTFADRMIMEGDPFVLVEGMTIAGLAVGATRGYVYCRSEYPLAIAAMNEAIAVARRAGLLGTDVAGSGRAFDLFVRSGAGAYVCGEETSLLESLEGKRGLVRAKPPLPAHKGLFGKPTVINNVLSLATVPFVLAEGAKAYADYGMGRSRGTMPIQLAGNVRHGGLFETAFGVSLGVLVDDIGGGTFSGRPVKAVQVGGPLGAYFPRALFDTPFDYEAFAARDGLIGHGGIVVFDDTADMARQARFAFEFCAIESCGKCTPCRIGSTRGKETIDKVIAGIEVEKNLAIVRDLSNTMKLGSLCALGGFTPYPVTSALNHFPEDFHRSPRLVAAE